In Cydia fagiglandana chromosome 3, ilCydFagi1.1, whole genome shotgun sequence, the following are encoded in one genomic region:
- the LOC134679953 gene encoding sodium-coupled monocarboxylate transporter 1-like encodes MGHLHGDINEMVHQMQRFSWVDYVVFVFMLAISALVGIYWGFMKKQTTQSDYLLGGRNMKVVPVAMSLVASFVSGITLLGSPTEVYMYGTQYAFIMGGIFLMSFVMTQVYLPVFHELKITSNYEYLSMRFDNRVRLFGSFLFAFTLIGWLPIVIYVPALAFNQVTGVDIHIITPIVCLVCIFYTSAGGLQAVVWTDVIQITAMVGAMALVAIKGTLDVGGIGVVWQRNMDSGRIELPNWDPSPTARHTIWNLVIGGLIYWLQANSVNQTMVQRYLALPTLRGAKCAVILFCIGISTLYCFCLYCGLLIYARFHDCDPLTTKLAKQKDQLLPLLVMDVLGDIPGLPGVFVAGIFSAALSSLSTSLNSMSAVVLEDFYKPFFKKQLTESQTNWLLRGVVVLLGIVSVALVFVVEKMGTILQLTMTLEAMTMGPLLGVFTMGILMPWVDASGALIGGASGLLTMAAWCLTAQFAIARGAITHGHKPLTTAGCSYNYTVAAVADVPVIVDEVNPILRVSYMWYTLAGMLVTIAVGASVSRVNRACGAAYVPPAPKLLAPQLRRLYKDPPHPSEEPYIKAYGNNKEANQVNSSCINMKPISECEEVS; translated from the exons ATGGGGCACCTCCATGGAGATATAAATGAGATGGTGCATCAAATGCAAAGATTCTCGTGGGTGGATTACGTAGTGTTTGTGTTCATGCTGGCAATAAGTGCTCTAGTTGGTATTTATTGGGGTTTCATGAAGAAGCAGACGACGCAGAGCGATTACCTGCTGGGCGGAAGGAATATGAAGGTTGTTCCCGTTGCTATGTCCTTGGTGGCTAG TTTTGTATCAGGAATAACGCTCCTGGGCTCCCCGACCGAGGTGTATATGTACGGAACGCAGTACGCTTTCATCATGGGCGGGATCTTCCTGATGTCCTTCGTGATGACTCAAGTCTATCTTCCCGTGTTCCACGAACTCAAAATCACTTCCAACTAtgag TACTTATCAATGAGATTTGACAACAGGGTACGACTATTTGGATCGTTTTTATTCGCGTTTACTTTG ATAGGCTGGTTGCCGATTGTTATTTACGTGCCTGCACTAGCGTTCAACCAAg ttACTGGAGTTGATATACATATTATCACACCAATCGTGTGCTTGGTCTGCATATTTTACACAAGTGCG GGTGGTCTTCAAGCGGTGGTGTGGACGGATGTGATTCAGATCACCGCTATGGTAGGGGCAATGGCGTTGGTGGCTATCAAGGGTACTCTCGACGTGGGGGGCATCGGGGTCGTGTGGCAGCGCAACATGGACTCAGGGAGGATAGAATTACCGAA CTGGGACCCCAGCCCCACAGCGCGGCATACAATTTGGAACCTCGTGATCGGTGGGCTGATCTATTGGTTGCAGGCTAACTCGGTCAACCAAACCATGGTCCAGCGGTATTTGGCGCTGCCGACCTTACGAGGAGCTAAATG TGCTGTAATATTGTTCTGCATCGGCATATCCACTCTTTACTGCTTTTGTCTGTACTGCGGATTACTCATCTACGCTAGATTCCATGACTGTGATCCATTGACGACCAAG TTGGCGAAGCAGAAGGATCAACTATTGCCATTGCTTGTTATGGATGTCCTCGGTGATATCCCCGGATTACCCGGCGTATTTGTGGCTGGCATATTCAGCGCTGCTCTAAG TTCCTTATCTACAAGTCTGAACTCAATGTCGGCGGTAGTGCTAGAAGACTTCTACAAGCCTTTTTTCAAGAAGCAACTGACGGAAAGTCAGACTAACTGGCTGTTGAGGGGAGTCGTTGTGCTGTTGGGCATAGTAAGCGTAG CCTTAGTATTTGTCGTGGAGAAGATGGGAACGATTCTGCAACTGACAATGACTTTAGAAGCGATGACCATGGGCCCGCTGCTGGGTGTATTCACAATGGGCATTCTGATGCCGTGGGTCGATGCCTCT GGTGCGCTGATAGGAGGTGCAAGCGGTTTGCTGACGATGGCGGCATGGTGTTTGACGGCGCAGTTCGCCATCGCCCGAGGAGCTATCACCCACGGGCACAAGCCGCTCACCACGGCGGGATGCTCGTATAACTACACTGTTGCGGCTGTTGCTGACGTTCCCGTTATTGT TGACGAAGTAAACCCCATCCTGCGAGTATCCTACATGTGGTACACCCTGGCCGGCATGTTGGTCACCATAGCAGTAGGCGCATCGGTATCGCGCGTGAACCGCGCGTGTGGTGCGGCGTACGTACCCCCGGCGCCGAAGCTGCTGGCGCCACAGTTGCGGAGGCTTTATAAGGACCCGCCGCATCCGAGCGAAGAACCGTATATAAAGGCTTACGGGAACAATAAG GAAGCCAATCAAGTGAATTCGTCCTGTATAAATATGAAGCCCATCTCTGAATGCGAAGAAGTGAGCTGA